In Thermomonas carbonis, a single genomic region encodes these proteins:
- a CDS encoding MFS transporter: MSGHSQFDLLKQRRFLPYFTVQALGAFNDNVFRQAIIGLLGVMAAAGLLDETTRGTYTQLAPAVFILPYFLFSSIAGQFAERTEKSKLIRITTAMEIAIMSLAAVGFLLQNMVVLLVALFATGVQSTLFGPVKYSILPSVLKPEELTGGNGLVEMGTSIAVLLGMLFGGLIFTVAGPEHGPMAAAIAVILLAIAGNLLSRAIPAVPAPAPDLKIQWNPIPESIAILKLARKQLAVRNSILGVSWFWFTGTVLTGNLPVYAETHLGGTPTLYVFALAVFSIGVGVGSLLCEKLSARTVEIGLVPLGAIGMSACIVHLALAPAIAAKGLDVSGFISQPGAWRVVLDLAGIGLFSGFFVVPLFALIQSRSPREELSRVIAGMNIQNAVFIVAAALGGVALQQFLGWSIPQVFLALGIASILVAAWIFSIVPEFLMRFLSWLLVRGLYRLKLHGIEKNVPDEGAALLVCNHVSFMDALVLAASIPRPVRFVMYYKIFNIPVMRWIFKTAKAIPIAGARENPELMQRAFDEVDAVLAEGELVCIFPEGALTKDGNIAPFKSGVERILQRAAARGQVVQVVPMALRNMWGSMWSRRANAKKGSALDRMRVPRRLRAHVDVVAGEPVDGGIATAELLEAKVRELRGDAA; encoded by the coding sequence ATGTCCGGCCACAGCCAGTTCGACCTGCTCAAGCAGCGCCGCTTCCTGCCGTACTTCACGGTGCAGGCGCTGGGCGCGTTCAACGACAACGTGTTCCGGCAGGCGATCATCGGCCTGCTTGGGGTGATGGCGGCGGCCGGATTGCTGGACGAGACCACGCGCGGCACTTACACGCAGCTGGCGCCGGCGGTGTTCATCCTGCCGTACTTCCTGTTTTCCTCGATCGCCGGGCAGTTCGCGGAGCGCACCGAGAAATCGAAACTGATCCGCATCACCACCGCGATGGAGATCGCGATCATGTCGCTGGCGGCGGTGGGCTTCCTGCTGCAGAACATGGTGGTGCTGCTGGTCGCGCTGTTCGCCACCGGCGTGCAGTCCACGCTGTTCGGGCCGGTGAAATATTCCATCTTGCCCTCGGTGCTGAAGCCGGAGGAACTGACCGGCGGCAATGGCCTGGTGGAGATGGGCACCAGCATCGCGGTGTTGCTGGGCATGCTGTTCGGCGGGCTGATCTTCACCGTGGCGGGGCCAGAGCACGGGCCGATGGCGGCGGCGATCGCGGTGATCCTGCTGGCGATCGCCGGCAACCTGTTGAGCCGGGCGATCCCAGCAGTACCCGCGCCGGCACCTGACCTGAAGATCCAGTGGAACCCGATCCCGGAATCCATCGCGATCCTCAAGCTCGCGCGCAAGCAACTGGCGGTGCGCAATTCGATCCTGGGCGTGAGCTGGTTCTGGTTCACCGGCACCGTGCTGACCGGCAACCTGCCGGTGTATGCGGAGACCCACCTGGGCGGCACGCCGACCTTGTACGTATTCGCGCTGGCGGTGTTCTCGATCGGCGTGGGCGTGGGCTCGCTGCTGTGCGAAAAACTCTCCGCGCGCACGGTGGAGATCGGCCTGGTGCCGCTGGGCGCGATCGGCATGAGCGCCTGCATCGTGCACCTGGCGCTGGCACCGGCGATCGCGGCGAAGGGCCTGGACGTCAGCGGCTTCATCTCGCAGCCCGGCGCGTGGCGCGTCGTGCTGGACCTGGCCGGGATCGGCCTGTTCTCCGGATTCTTCGTGGTGCCGCTGTTCGCGCTGATCCAGAGCCGCAGCCCGCGCGAGGAACTGTCGCGCGTCATCGCCGGCATGAATATCCAGAACGCGGTGTTCATCGTCGCCGCGGCGTTGGGCGGCGTGGCGCTGCAGCAGTTCCTGGGCTGGAGCATCCCGCAGGTGTTCCTGGCGCTCGGCATCGCCAGCATCCTGGTAGCCGCGTGGATCTTCAGCATCGTCCCCGAGTTCCTGATGCGCTTCCTCAGCTGGCTGCTGGTGCGCGGCCTGTACCGTCTCAAGCTGCATGGCATCGAGAAGAACGTGCCCGACGAAGGCGCAGCGCTGCTGGTCTGCAACCACGTGAGTTTCATGGACGCGCTGGTGCTGGCGGCGAGCATCCCGCGGCCGGTGCGCTTCGTCATGTACTACAAGATCTTCAACATTCCGGTGATGCGCTGGATCTTCAAGACCGCGAAGGCGATCCCGATCGCCGGTGCGCGCGAGAACCCGGAGCTGATGCAGCGCGCGTTCGACGAGGTCGATGCCGTGCTGGCCGAGGGCGAACTGGTCTGCATCTTTCCCGAGGGCGCGCTGACCAAGGACGGCAACATCGCGCCGTTCAAGTCCGGTGTGGAACGTATCCTCCAGCGCGCCGCCGCACGCGGCCAGGTCGTCCAGGTGGTGCCGATGGCCCTGCGCAACATGTGGGGCAGCATGTGGAGCCGCCGCGCCAACGCGAAGAAAGGCAGCGCGCTGGATCGCATGCGGGTGCCGCGGCGCTTGCGTGCGCATGTCGATGTCGTGGCCGGCGAGCCGGTGGATGGCGGCATCGCCACGGCGGAATTGCTGGAGGCGAAGGTGCGCGAATTGCGCGGGGATGCGGCCTAG
- a CDS encoding cobalamin biosynthesis protein: MSATLLAVIIALAIGHLAPGIANGLRQFGWYRSWLQWLNAQFPEDSVWRSRWGIALALVVPLLVAGLLQVALDQPLWGFVGLLFDIVVLFWCWGPRDLDLDVAAILDAPDAASRRAAAARLYPPGVDASLDGASLVEAVFRNAQRRWFGVLFWFCVLGPFGALLYRLSVLAAEQDADALPQDTLQGARLWLSLLEWPVTQLIALALALVGNFDSVLSAWREENAFGLDSRLLPNAARASVRSEIADEVADYAESGISPSTALAEVFGELPELRDAMNLAWRVLVLWLAVIALFVVAGWVS; encoded by the coding sequence ATGTCCGCCACGCTGCTCGCCGTCATCATCGCGCTGGCCATCGGCCACCTCGCACCCGGCATCGCCAATGGCCTGCGTCAGTTCGGCTGGTATCGCAGCTGGCTGCAATGGCTCAACGCGCAATTCCCTGAAGACAGCGTGTGGCGCAGTCGCTGGGGCATCGCGCTGGCGCTGGTGGTGCCGTTGCTGGTTGCCGGCCTGCTGCAGGTTGCGCTGGACCAGCCGCTATGGGGCTTCGTCGGCCTGTTGTTCGATATCGTGGTGTTGTTCTGGTGCTGGGGGCCGCGCGATCTCGATCTCGATGTCGCCGCGATTCTCGACGCACCCGATGCCGCATCGCGCCGCGCTGCCGCGGCACGCCTGTATCCGCCCGGCGTCGACGCATCGCTCGATGGTGCATCGTTGGTCGAGGCCGTGTTCCGCAATGCGCAGCGTCGCTGGTTCGGCGTGCTGTTCTGGTTCTGCGTGCTGGGTCCGTTCGGCGCGCTGCTGTATCGCCTGAGCGTGCTCGCCGCCGAACAGGACGCGGACGCACTACCGCAGGACACGCTGCAAGGCGCACGCCTGTGGTTGTCGCTGCTGGAGTGGCCGGTCACCCAGTTGATCGCCCTGGCGCTGGCGCTGGTCGGCAATTTCGACAGCGTGCTCTCGGCATGGCGCGAGGAAAACGCCTTCGGCCTGGACAGCCGCCTGCTGCCGAATGCGGCCCGCGCCAGCGTGCGCAGCGAGATCGCCGATGAAGTCGCCGACTACGCCGAGTCCGGCATCTCGCCTTCAACCGCACTCGCCGAAGTCTTCGGCGAACTGCCGGAACTGCGCGACGCAATGAACCTCGCCTGGCGCGTGCTGGTGCTGTGGCTGGCGGTGATCGCGCTGTTCGTGGTGGCGGGCTGGGTGAGCTAG
- the nudC gene encoding NAD(+) diphosphatase: MTLTAFSSFSFVDGALDRADHLRGDPDALHALWPNARIIALDADGRAFADAERRLLALDAATVGNGPGTMTFLGLREGQAWFFAGAATLDASAPERIDLRRAAAHWPAWQATLFAQARALQHWHQRHCHCSACGGTLRFVRAGWLGVCDACKSEHYPRTDQAVIVAVTDGERLLLGRQASWPPRRWSVVAGFVEPGETLEQTVVREVREETGVRVHAHTARYVASQPWPFPSSLMLGFIADAEPDAPIATEELEAARWFDADEIRAGLANDWATADAEGEGIVLSSPISIARHVIRAWLAEHDARGAQ; this comes from the coding sequence GTGACTCTGACTGCCTTTTCTTCATTTTCCTTCGTCGATGGCGCGCTTGATCGCGCCGACCACCTGCGCGGCGATCCCGACGCGCTGCATGCGTTGTGGCCGAACGCGCGGATCATCGCCCTTGATGCCGATGGTCGCGCCTTCGCCGATGCCGAGCGTCGCTTGTTGGCGCTGGATGCCGCCACGGTCGGCAATGGCCCCGGCACGATGACCTTCCTCGGCTTGCGCGAAGGCCAAGCCTGGTTCTTCGCCGGCGCGGCAACACTCGATGCATCCGCGCCGGAACGCATCGACCTGCGCCGCGCCGCCGCGCATTGGCCGGCCTGGCAGGCCACGTTGTTCGCGCAAGCACGGGCGCTGCAGCACTGGCACCAGCGGCATTGCCACTGCAGTGCCTGCGGCGGCACCCTGCGGTTCGTGCGCGCGGGCTGGCTCGGTGTGTGCGATGCCTGCAAGAGCGAGCACTACCCGCGCACCGACCAGGCGGTGATCGTTGCTGTCACCGATGGCGAGCGCTTGCTGCTGGGTCGCCAGGCGAGCTGGCCGCCACGGCGCTGGTCGGTGGTCGCCGGCTTCGTCGAGCCGGGCGAGACCCTGGAGCAGACCGTGGTGCGTGAAGTGCGCGAGGAAACCGGCGTGCGCGTGCATGCACATACCGCGCGCTACGTCGCATCGCAACCGTGGCCGTTCCCGAGTTCGCTGATGCTGGGCTTCATCGCCGATGCCGAGCCCGATGCGCCGATCGCCACCGAGGAACTCGAAGCCGCACGCTGGTTCGATGCCGACGAGATCCGCGCCGGTCTGGCCAACGACTGGGCGACCGCCGATGCGGAAGGCGAGGGCATCGTCTTGTCGTCGCCGATCTCGATCGCGCGTCATGTGATCCGTGCGTGGCTGGCGGAGCACGATGCGCGCGGCGCGCAATAG
- the erpA gene encoding iron-sulfur cluster insertion protein ErpA, which produces MEQTHALPTIADLAPPPVPLQFTAAAAAKVRELIAEEGNAALKLRVYIQGGGCSGFQYGFEFDEGQNEDDLPIVTDGVTLLVDPLSLQYLMDATVDYTESLTGAQFVIRNPNAKTTCGCGSSFTV; this is translated from the coding sequence ATGGAACAGACCCACGCCTTGCCCACGATCGCCGACCTGGCCCCGCCACCCGTGCCGTTGCAGTTCACCGCAGCCGCTGCGGCCAAGGTGCGCGAACTGATTGCCGAAGAGGGCAACGCCGCGCTCAAGCTGCGGGTCTACATCCAGGGCGGCGGTTGTTCCGGCTTCCAGTACGGTTTCGAGTTCGACGAAGGCCAGAACGAGGACGACCTGCCGATCGTCACCGACGGCGTGACCCTGCTGGTCGATCCGCTCAGCCTGCAATACCTGATGGACGCCACCGTCGATTACACCGAGTCGCTGACCGGTGCGCAGTTCGTGATCCGCAACCCGAACGCGAAGACGACCTGCGGCTGCGGCAGCAGCTTCACGGTGTGA
- a CDS encoding DUF6776 family protein, which translates to MSTPHAPHHQRDNGHPRMALLLLVLAAVAFGGWGAWRSFGPQPANAGERLRDQGDRIEALEQQVATLGRSDQISRQANADLQGTLAERDEEIASLRADIAFYERFVGATAQRHGLSLHELVLEPQRDPQLWHFVATLTQNLNRGAVNTGRLQLSVEASEDGRMRKLPWSELRQQQDAPGVAYSFKYFQQVEGDIVLPVGVKPVRLIVRLVPASGPPVEQSLTWSDATAPAAATKPVGD; encoded by the coding sequence ATGTCGACCCCTCACGCCCCGCATCACCAGCGCGATAACGGCCATCCGCGCATGGCCCTGCTGTTGCTGGTGCTGGCCGCTGTGGCGTTCGGTGGTTGGGGCGCATGGCGCAGCTTCGGTCCGCAGCCCGCCAATGCCGGCGAGCGCCTGCGCGACCAAGGCGACCGCATCGAGGCGCTCGAACAGCAGGTCGCCACCTTGGGGCGATCCGACCAGATCAGCCGGCAGGCCAATGCCGACCTGCAGGGCACCCTGGCCGAGCGCGATGAAGAGATCGCCAGCCTGCGTGCGGATATCGCCTTCTACGAACGCTTCGTCGGCGCCACCGCCCAGCGCCACGGGTTGAGCCTGCACGAACTGGTGCTCGAGCCGCAGCGCGATCCCCAACTCTGGCATTTCGTCGCCACCCTGACCCAGAACCTGAACCGCGGCGCGGTCAACACCGGTCGCCTGCAGCTGTCGGTGGAAGCCAGCGAAGACGGGCGCATGCGCAAGCTGCCATGGAGCGAACTGCGCCAGCAGCAGGACGCGCCGGGCGTGGCCTATTCGTTCAAGTATTTCCAGCAGGTCGAGGGCGACATCGTGCTGCCGGTCGGGGTCAAGCCGGTGCGCCTGATCGTGCGGCTGGTGCCGGCGTCGGGGCCGCCGGTGGAGCAGAGCCTGACCTGGAGCGATGCGACCGCACCGGCCGCTGCCACCAAGCCGGTCGGCGACTGA
- a CDS encoding DUF4126 domain-containing protein, which produces MEQSHLFAIGVLLAWLAGVRVYLTVFGVGLAGMLGWLQLPDALQATQSAWVLGTAGSLAVAEFFADKIPGVDSIWDLLHTVLRVPVGAFLAAAAMSPDGELGAGMLATGAGVALTSHVIKAGSRALLNTSPEPVSNWTASVTEDAAVVGGLALAFTHPWLALALVVAISLLFAFSVWWLWRRLFRRAPRPQAA; this is translated from the coding sequence CTGGAACAATCGCACCTGTTCGCCATCGGCGTGCTGCTGGCCTGGCTGGCGGGCGTGCGCGTGTACCTGACCGTGTTCGGCGTGGGCCTGGCCGGCATGCTCGGCTGGCTGCAATTGCCGGATGCGCTGCAGGCCACGCAGTCGGCATGGGTGCTGGGGACGGCGGGCTCGTTGGCCGTCGCAGAATTCTTTGCCGACAAGATCCCCGGCGTGGATTCGATCTGGGACCTGCTGCATACCGTGCTGCGGGTGCCGGTGGGGGCGTTCCTGGCGGCCGCGGCGATGTCGCCCGATGGCGAACTCGGGGCCGGCATGCTGGCCACCGGTGCCGGCGTGGCGCTGACCAGCCACGTCATCAAGGCCGGCTCGCGCGCACTGCTCAACACATCGCCCGAACCGGTCAGCAACTGGACTGCGTCGGTGACCGAGGACGCAGCGGTCGTTGGCGGCCTCGCCTTGGCCTTCACGCATCCGTGGCTGGCCTTGGCGCTCGTGGTCGCCATCAGCCTGCTGTTCGCGTTCTCCGTGTGGTGGTTGTGGCGCCGGCTGTTCCGCCGCGCACCGCGCCCGCAGGCCGCTTGA
- a CDS encoding EAL domain-containing protein — protein MTMSAEPATTDTDKTDPYRVVIVEDDRSQALFAEAILRGAGMLAEVVSAPERLMATMEQFAPDLVLMDLHMPGTSGTTLTVQIREHPRFEQIPVVFLTGDQDPERQLEVLELGADDFILKPVRPRHLIAAVQSRVRRSRAAQTRQVPSEPEHHPVTGLFTRPVLMQKLGASIPSTTGGALLVEMGNAIALRNRYGYAGFESLMNDAGRLLGTIAKGQSAARLSDNAFLVLAPGLQASQLDAYARTLRDGIGYHDFHVEQEPLRLRCAIGHAALSHGFADAGAVLAAAEDAVRNAREQVIGIAAYVPPPDLAPPTGGIADALRASLSGEAELIHLAFQPVVAVAGGEDAQFQVLVRMRDAQGVEQMARDFLPVAEASGLLPALDRWVMERSLVLLQKRRAESKPMRLFVSQSPRTLAQDAYSGWLVHALEQASVEGTSLVLDIRLDDALVHSMLLRQFCERMVPAGVQFCLSQYRHSADADMLLQQLPLGYLRLAADFARQPLPPELRDEMREVIDRAHRLGLQVIGQAVEDPQAAAALWMGGIDFIQGNLVQRAEQALDFDFQHATL, from the coding sequence ATGACCATGTCCGCCGAACCGGCGACCACCGATACCGACAAGACCGATCCCTACCGGGTCGTGATCGTCGAGGATGACCGCAGCCAGGCGCTGTTCGCGGAAGCGATCCTGCGCGGTGCCGGCATGCTGGCCGAGGTCGTCTCGGCTCCCGAACGGCTGATGGCCACGATGGAGCAGTTCGCGCCCGACCTGGTACTGATGGACCTGCACATGCCGGGCACCAGCGGCACCACTCTGACCGTGCAGATCCGCGAACATCCACGCTTCGAACAGATCCCGGTGGTCTTCCTGACCGGCGACCAGGATCCGGAGCGCCAGTTGGAAGTGCTTGAGCTCGGTGCCGACGATTTCATCCTCAAGCCGGTGCGGCCGCGCCATCTCATCGCCGCGGTGCAGAGCCGCGTGCGCCGCTCGCGCGCCGCGCAGACCCGGCAGGTCCCGTCCGAGCCCGAACACCATCCGGTCACCGGCCTGTTCACCCGTCCGGTGTTGATGCAGAAACTCGGCGCCAGCATCCCGTCCACCACCGGCGGTGCGCTGCTGGTCGAGATGGGCAATGCCATTGCCTTGCGCAACCGCTACGGCTACGCCGGCTTCGAATCGCTGATGAACGATGCCGGCCGCCTGCTGGGCACCATCGCCAAGGGCCAGTCCGCCGCGCGCCTGAGCGACAACGCCTTCCTGGTGCTGGCACCCGGCCTGCAAGCCAGCCAGCTCGATGCCTACGCGCGCACCCTGCGCGACGGCATCGGTTACCACGATTTCCATGTCGAGCAGGAACCGCTGCGGCTGCGTTGCGCGATCGGCCACGCCGCGTTGTCGCATGGTTTTGCCGATGCCGGCGCGGTCCTGGCCGCGGCCGAGGACGCGGTGCGCAATGCACGCGAGCAGGTGATCGGCATCGCTGCCTACGTGCCACCGCCGGACCTCGCTCCGCCCACTGGCGGGATCGCCGATGCCCTGCGCGCCTCGCTGTCCGGCGAGGCCGAACTGATCCACCTGGCTTTCCAGCCGGTCGTCGCAGTCGCCGGCGGCGAAGACGCGCAGTTCCAGGTACTGGTGCGGATGCGCGATGCCCAGGGCGTGGAACAGATGGCACGCGATTTCCTGCCAGTGGCGGAAGCGTCCGGGCTGCTGCCCGCGCTGGATCGCTGGGTGATGGAGCGCTCGCTGGTGCTGCTGCAGAAGCGTCGCGCCGAGAGCAAGCCGATGCGCCTGTTCGTCTCGCAGTCGCCGCGCACGCTGGCGCAGGACGCCTACTCCGGCTGGCTGGTGCATGCGCTGGAGCAGGCGAGCGTGGAGGGTACGTCGCTGGTGTTGGATATCCGCCTGGACGACGCGCTGGTGCATTCGATGCTGCTGCGCCAGTTCTGCGAACGGATGGTGCCCGCCGGCGTGCAGTTCTGCCTGAGCCAGTACCGCCACAGTGCCGACGCCGACATGCTCCTGCAGCAATTGCCGCTGGGTTACCTGCGCCTGGCCGCCGATTTCGCCCGTCAGCCACTGCCGCCGGAACTGCGCGACGAGATGCGCGAAGTCATCGACCGCGCCCACCGATTGGGCCTGCAGGTGATCGGCCAGGCGGTGGAAGATCCGCAAGCGGCCGCCGCGCTATGGATGGGCGGCATCGATTTCATCCAGGGCAATCTGGTACAACGGGCTGAGCAGGCCCTCGACTTCGACTTCCAGCACGCAACCTTGTGA
- a CDS encoding ATP-binding protein, whose protein sequence is MGAAAGATLSLLAAQLGVQGPWQGTGLVLAFLALFGSTAMAFAEHRRERQLNDQTDLNRRGAAEISALQLEIDRHTLLEDELTKAKQAAESAVMAKGEFLATMSHEIRTPLNGIVPMLDLLSHSRLAPDQHELLRTATASAQQLLRIVDDILDYSKLEADRLDLETTGFNLRELMQSVLTLMERTAEAKGLRLVLNIDPSVRLPVRGDPVRLRQILSNLISNAVKFTERGSITLHVKRLRETAAQHQLRFEVQDTGIGIEPAAQEKLFRAFTQADASTTRLYGGTGLGLAICRRIVTLMGGRIGLESEVGHGSTFWFEIPLLKVQGDMPSQPEELHGGRVLLITTDQRVRMRLTLLLPNWGLRVTAVENTHDALERLRQASSQGEPWSYSVVLADLGSIRSTAVSLSRNMERKNQYGDARLVYLRGDDATSLDLPVSAIVIPRNAEDADLRSVLSASGVSWARHDQHPAPAVKVPAPDPERKARILLVEDNPVNLMVAQRLLQVLGAECDTAGNGQVALEKLEIGGFDMVLMDCQMPVLDGYSATRRWRELEQQRNADHRVPIVAMTANAMAGDRQKCLDAGMDDYLAKPVTRNDLERCIERWRGVSLAVPATLPPIEQISARSPSVINASVLDELREVLGGEVDKIVAVYLEDAPRLIAQLERAAVGNDPIALRVAAHTLKSSSANVGATTLSDAARDLEHGARDGTLSQPATAVARIVGEFAQVRAALQSQLDKA, encoded by the coding sequence TTGGGCGCGGCTGCAGGTGCCACCCTGTCGTTGCTGGCTGCCCAGTTGGGCGTGCAGGGTCCGTGGCAGGGCACCGGCCTGGTGCTGGCGTTCCTGGCCCTGTTCGGCAGCACCGCGATGGCGTTCGCCGAACATCGCCGCGAGCGCCAACTCAACGACCAGACCGATCTCAACCGCCGCGGTGCGGCCGAGATCAGCGCGCTGCAGCTGGAAATCGACCGCCACACCCTGCTCGAGGACGAGCTGACCAAGGCCAAGCAGGCGGCGGAGTCGGCGGTGATGGCCAAGGGCGAATTCCTCGCCACCATGAGCCACGAGATCCGCACGCCGCTCAACGGCATCGTGCCGATGCTGGACCTGTTGTCGCATTCGCGGCTGGCCCCGGACCAGCACGAGCTGCTGCGCACCGCCACCGCCTCAGCGCAGCAACTGCTGCGGATCGTCGACGACATCCTCGATTACTCCAAGCTGGAAGCCGACCGTCTGGATCTGGAAACCACCGGCTTCAACCTGCGCGAACTGATGCAGAGCGTGCTGACCCTGATGGAGCGTACCGCCGAGGCCAAGGGCCTGCGGCTGGTGCTCAACATCGATCCCTCGGTGCGCCTGCCGGTCCGCGGCGACCCGGTCCGGCTACGGCAGATCCTCAGCAACCTGATCAGCAATGCGGTCAAGTTCACCGAGCGCGGCAGCATCACCCTGCATGTCAAGCGCCTGCGCGAAACCGCCGCCCAGCACCAGTTGCGCTTCGAAGTGCAGGACACCGGCATCGGCATCGAGCCCGCCGCCCAGGAGAAGCTGTTCCGCGCCTTCACCCAGGCGGATGCCTCCACCACCCGCCTGTACGGCGGTACCGGCCTGGGCCTGGCGATCTGCCGGCGCATCGTGACCCTGATGGGTGGCCGCATCGGCCTGGAATCCGAAGTCGGTCATGGCTCGACCTTCTGGTTCGAGATCCCGCTGCTCAAGGTGCAGGGCGACATGCCCTCGCAGCCGGAGGAACTGCACGGCGGCCGCGTGTTGCTGATCACCACCGACCAGCGCGTGCGCATGCGCCTGACCCTGCTGCTGCCCAACTGGGGACTGCGGGTGACGGCGGTGGAGAACACCCACGACGCGCTGGAGCGCTTGCGCCAGGCGTCCTCGCAGGGCGAGCCGTGGTCGTATTCGGTGGTGTTGGCCGACCTCGGCAGTATCCGCAGCACCGCTGTGTCGCTGTCACGCAACATGGAGCGCAAGAACCAGTACGGCGACGCGCGCCTGGTCTATCTTCGTGGCGATGACGCCACCTCGCTTGACCTGCCGGTCTCGGCGATCGTGATCCCACGCAATGCCGAAGATGCCGACCTGCGTTCGGTGCTGTCGGCCTCCGGCGTGTCCTGGGCGCGCCACGACCAGCACCCGGCCCCCGCGGTCAAGGTGCCCGCACCAGATCCGGAACGCAAGGCGCGAATCCTGCTGGTCGAGGACAACCCGGTGAACCTGATGGTCGCGCAGCGCCTGCTGCAGGTTCTTGGTGCCGAATGCGACACCGCAGGCAACGGTCAGGTGGCGCTGGAAAAACTGGAAATCGGCGGTTTCGACATGGTGCTCATGGACTGCCAGATGCCGGTGCTGGATGGCTACAGCGCGACCCGTCGCTGGCGCGAGCTGGAACAGCAGCGCAACGCCGACCACCGGGTGCCGATCGTGGCGATGACCGCCAATGCGATGGCCGGCGACCGCCAGAAGTGCCTCGACGCCGGCATGGACGACTACCTGGCCAAGCCGGTCACCCGCAACGACCTGGAGCGCTGCATCGAACGCTGGCGCGGCGTCAGCCTGGCGGTGCCTGCCACCTTGCCGCCGATCGAACAGATCTCCGCCCGCTCTCCGTCGGTGATCAATGCCTCCGTGCTCGACGAATTGCGCGAAGTCCTCGGCGGCGAAGTCGACAAGATCGTTGCGGTCTACCTGGAAGACGCGCCACGCCTGATCGCCCAGCTGGAACGGGCTGCGGTCGGCAACGATCCGATCGCGCTGCGGGTGGCGGCGCACACGCTCAAGTCGTCCAGCGCGAATGTCGGCGCAACCACCCTGTCCGATGCCGCGCGCGATCTGGAACACGGCGCGCGCGACGGCACCCTGAGCCAGCCAGCCACCGCGGTGGCACGCATCGTCGGCGAATTCGCCCAGGTCCGCGCCGCGCTGCAATCGCAGCTCGACAAGGCCTGA
- the bfr gene encoding bacterioferritin, translating to MKGDAKVIEFLNKALYNELTAINQYFLHAKMLKNWGLKELAEHEYHESIDEMKHADTLSERILFLDGLPNFQALGRLRIGENPLEVLRADLALELEAIPLLREAIAHCETVNDYGSRKLFADILVSEEEHVDWIETQLSLIERIGEANYLAQQLDKS from the coding sequence ATGAAGGGCGACGCCAAGGTCATCGAATTCCTCAACAAGGCGCTCTACAACGAGCTGACCGCCATCAACCAGTACTTCCTGCACGCCAAGATGCTGAAGAACTGGGGGCTGAAGGAACTGGCCGAACACGAGTACCACGAGTCGATCGACGAGATGAAGCACGCGGACACGCTGTCCGAGCGCATTCTGTTCCTCGACGGCCTGCCGAACTTCCAGGCGCTGGGCCGCCTGCGCATCGGCGAGAACCCGCTGGAAGTCCTGCGCGCCGATCTGGCCCTGGAACTCGAGGCGATCCCGTTGCTGCGCGAGGCGATTGCGCATTGCGAAACCGTCAACGACTACGGCAGCCGCAAGCTGTTCGCCGACATCCTGGTGTCCGAGGAAGAGCACGTCGACTGGATCGAGACCCAGTTGTCGCTGATCGAGCGCATTGGCGAAGCCAACTATCTGGCGCAGCAACTCGACAAGAGCTGA
- a CDS encoding (2Fe-2S)-binding protein produces the protein MYVCICNGVTEQQVRDAADAGCASVAELTMRTGAGANCGSCIGLATDLLDEHRTRRALPLPMLAQAA, from the coding sequence ATGTACGTCTGCATCTGCAACGGTGTCACCGAACAGCAGGTCCGCGATGCCGCGGATGCCGGCTGTGCCTCGGTCGCCGAATTGACCATGCGCACCGGTGCCGGTGCCAACTGCGGCTCCTGCATCGGCCTGGCGACCGATCTGCTCGACGAACACCGCACGCGTCGCGCCTTGCCGCTGCCGATGCTGGCGCAGGCCGCCTGA
- a CDS encoding putative molybdenum carrier protein, protein MTLQRIISGGQTGADRGALDAALEAGFPCGGWCPDGRKAEDGPIDPRYPVEALPGAGYRKRTIRNIQDSDGTVIFSPGEPVGGSALTFAQCERLGKPCLVIDTSQYTPTRAAEVLEGTLQQRHIQVLNVAGSSEGRNPGIQTYVRETFGVLLGSGRRKESLVDR, encoded by the coding sequence ATGACGCTCCAAAGGATCATCAGCGGCGGGCAAACGGGGGCAGATCGCGGCGCTTTGGATGCTGCGCTCGAAGCAGGCTTTCCTTGTGGCGGCTGGTGTCCGGATGGTCGGAAGGCGGAGGACGGGCCCATCGACCCGCGGTACCCCGTGGAGGCGTTGCCTGGTGCCGGGTATCGCAAGCGAACCATTCGGAACATCCAAGACAGCGATGGGACGGTGATCTTCAGTCCTGGGGAGCCTGTCGGAGGCAGCGCTCTGACTTTCGCCCAGTGCGAGCGGTTGGGTAAGCCGTGCCTTGTGATCGACACGAGCCAGTACACGCCGACGCGCGCTGCAGAGGTCCTCGAGGGGACCTTACAACAGCGTCACATCCAAGTGCTCAACGTCGCCGGGTCAAGCGAGGGCCGGAATCCTGGTATCCAGACATACGTGCGGGAAACGTTCGGCGTGCTTTTGGGGAGCGGTCGCCGGAAAGAATCGTTAGTGGATCGCTGA